A single Oryctolagus cuniculus chromosome 16, mOryCun1.1, whole genome shotgun sequence DNA region contains:
- the STK11 gene encoding serine/threonine-protein kinase STK11 isoform X2 gives MDVAEPPPLGLFPEDELMAVGMDTFIHRIDSTEVIYQPRRKRAKLIGKYLMGDLLGEGSYGKVKEVLDSETLCRRAVKILKKKKLRRIPNGEANVRKEIQLLRRLRHRNVIQLVDVLCSEEKQKMYMVMEYCVCGMQEMLDSVPEKRFPVCQAHGYFCQLIDGLEYLHGQGIVHKDIKPGNLLLTTGGTLKISDLGVAEALPPFAADDTCRTSQGSPAFQPPEIANGLDTFSGFKVDIWSAGVTLYNITTGLYPFEGDNIYKLFENIGKGDYTIPGDCGPPLSDLLRGMLEYEPAKRFSIRQIRQHSWFRKKHPLAEALVPIPPSPDTKDRWRSMTVVPYLEDLHGGAGEDADGEHFDVDDDIIYTQEFTVPDPRRGGGPERTEPGPAEGRVHERHGVGAAEHQSEGRGPGRRRQPSAQGLLRRQQDPPAVGLQAAVSAACSLPPGVSARGRAPPVFPPAPGPAPPALRTAGGPAARPPLAACAQRQGRGHDLLTLQSCLSLPQAQKGEARAAVHFTLRLLALRPPHGPALHAEPPGSRAAALFSSFGWFLFFLFFKKK, from the exons ATGGATGTGGCCGAGCCGCCGCCGCTGGGCCTGTTCCCCGAGGACGAGCTGATGGCCGTGGGCATGGACACCTTCATCCACCGCATCGACTCCACCGAGGTCATCTACCAGCCGCGGCGCAAGCGCGCCAAGCTCATCGGCAAGTACCTGATGGGGGACCTGCTGGGCGAGGGCTCCTACGGGAAGGTGAAGGAGGTGTTGGACTCGGAGACGCTGTGCCGCCGCGCCGTCAAGATCCTCAAGAAGAAGAAGCTGCGGCGGATCCCCAACGGCGAGGCCAACGTGCGGAA ggaGATCCAGCTGCTGCGCCGGCTGCGGCACCGCAACGTCATCCAGCTGGTGGACGTGCTGTGCAGCGAGGAGAAGCAGAAGAT GTATATGGTGATGGAGTACTGCGTGTGCGGGATGCAGGAGATGCTAGACAGCGTGCCCGAGAAGCGCTTCCCCGTGTGCCAGGCCCACGG gTACTTCTGCCAGCTCATCGACGGCCTGGAGTACCTGCACGGCCAGGGCATCGTGCACAAGGACATCAAGCCCGGCAACCTGCTGCTCACCACCGGCGGCACCCTCAAGATCTCCGACCTGGGGGTGGCCGAG GCCCTGCCCCCGTTTGCCGCGGACGACACGTGCCGGACGAGTCAGGGCTCCCCGGCCTTCCAGCCGCCCGAGATCGCCAACGGCCTGGACACCTTCTCTGGCTTCAAGGTGGACATCTGGTCGGCGGGGGTGACGCT CTACAACATCACCACGGGGCTGTACCCGTTCGAGGGGGACAACATCTACAAGCTCTTCGAGAACATTGGCAAGGGGGACTACACCATCCCCGGGGACTGCGGGCCCCCGCTCTCGGACCTGCTGcgag GGATGCTGGAGTACGAGCCGGCCAAGAGGTTCTCCATCCGGCAGATCCGGCAGCACAG CTGGTTCCGGAAGAAGCACCCCCTGGCCGAGGCGCTGGTACCCATCCCGCCGAGCCCCGACACCAAGGACCGGTGGCGCAGCATGACCGTGGTGCCCTACCTGGAGGACCTGCACGGGGGCGCCGGCGAGGACGCCGACGGCGAGCACTTCGACGTCGACGACGACATCATCTACACTCAGGAATTCACCGTGCCCG ATCCCCGAAGAGGAGGTGGGCCAGAACGGACAGAGCCGGGGCCTGCCGAAGGCCGTGTGCATGAACGGCACGGAGTCGGCGCAGCTGAGCACCAAAGTGAGGGCCGagggccgggccggcgccgccAACCCAGCGCGCAAGGCCTGCTCCGCCGGCAGCAAGATCCGCCGGCTGTCGGCCTGCAAGCAGCAGTGAGCGCCGCCTGCAG CCTGCCTCCGGGAGTCTCCGCCAGGGGGCGCGCTCCCCCAGTCTTCCCGCCGGCTCCCGGCCCAGCGCCGCCCGCCCTCAGGACAGCGGGCGGCCCCGCGGCCCGGCCTCCCCTGGCCGCCTGCGCGCAGCGGCAGGGCCGTGGACACGACTTGCTGACTTTGCAATCCTGCCTGAGCCTTCCCCAGGCGCAGAAGGGAGAGGCCCGGGCCGCCGTGCACTTTACCTTGAGACTACTGGCTCTGCGCCCGCCGCACGGCCCCGCCTTGCATGCAGAGCCGCCAGGGAGCCGCGCGGCTGCCTTGTTTTCCTCGTTTGGttggttccttttctttttgttttttaagaaaaaataa
- the STK11 gene encoding serine/threonine-protein kinase STK11 isoform X4 produces MDVAEPPPLGLFPEDELMAVGMDTFIHRIDSTEVIYQPRRKRAKLIGKYLMGDLLGEGSYGKVKEVLDSETLCRRAVKILKKKKLRRIPNGEANVRKEIQLLRRLRHRNVIQLVDVLCSEEKQKMYMVMEYCVCGMQEMLDSVPEKRFPVCQAHGYFCQLIDGLEYLHGQGIVHKDIKPGNLLLTTGGTLKISDLGVAEALPPFAADDTCRTSQGSPAFQPPEIANGLDTFSGFKVDIWSAGVTLYNITTGLYPFEGDNIYKLFENIGKGDYTIPGDCGPPLSDLLRGMLEYEPAKRFSIRQIRQHSWFRKKHPLAEALVPIPPSPDTKDRWRSMTVVPYLEDLHGGAGEDADGEHFDVDDDIIYTQEFTVPGGEEVAEAGLREQSSECAALCGDSARP; encoded by the exons ATGGATGTGGCCGAGCCGCCGCCGCTGGGCCTGTTCCCCGAGGACGAGCTGATGGCCGTGGGCATGGACACCTTCATCCACCGCATCGACTCCACCGAGGTCATCTACCAGCCGCGGCGCAAGCGCGCCAAGCTCATCGGCAAGTACCTGATGGGGGACCTGCTGGGCGAGGGCTCCTACGGGAAGGTGAAGGAGGTGTTGGACTCGGAGACGCTGTGCCGCCGCGCCGTCAAGATCCTCAAGAAGAAGAAGCTGCGGCGGATCCCCAACGGCGAGGCCAACGTGCGGAA ggaGATCCAGCTGCTGCGCCGGCTGCGGCACCGCAACGTCATCCAGCTGGTGGACGTGCTGTGCAGCGAGGAGAAGCAGAAGAT GTATATGGTGATGGAGTACTGCGTGTGCGGGATGCAGGAGATGCTAGACAGCGTGCCCGAGAAGCGCTTCCCCGTGTGCCAGGCCCACGG gTACTTCTGCCAGCTCATCGACGGCCTGGAGTACCTGCACGGCCAGGGCATCGTGCACAAGGACATCAAGCCCGGCAACCTGCTGCTCACCACCGGCGGCACCCTCAAGATCTCCGACCTGGGGGTGGCCGAG GCCCTGCCCCCGTTTGCCGCGGACGACACGTGCCGGACGAGTCAGGGCTCCCCGGCCTTCCAGCCGCCCGAGATCGCCAACGGCCTGGACACCTTCTCTGGCTTCAAGGTGGACATCTGGTCGGCGGGGGTGACGCT CTACAACATCACCACGGGGCTGTACCCGTTCGAGGGGGACAACATCTACAAGCTCTTCGAGAACATTGGCAAGGGGGACTACACCATCCCCGGGGACTGCGGGCCCCCGCTCTCGGACCTGCTGcgag GGATGCTGGAGTACGAGCCGGCCAAGAGGTTCTCCATCCGGCAGATCCGGCAGCACAG CTGGTTCCGGAAGAAGCACCCCCTGGCCGAGGCGCTGGTACCCATCCCGCCGAGCCCCGACACCAAGGACCGGTGGCGCAGCATGACCGTGGTGCCCTACCTGGAGGACCTGCACGGGGGCGCCGGCGAGGACGCCGACGGCGAGCACTTCGACGTCGACGACGACATCATCTACACTCAGGAATTCACCGTGCCCG GTGGCGAGGAGGTCGCTGAGGCAGGGCTTAGGGAGCAGAGCAGCGAGTGTGCAGCCCTCTGTGGAGACAGCGCCAGGCCCTAG
- the STK11 gene encoding serine/threonine-protein kinase STK11 isoform X3, with protein MDVAEPPPLGLFPEDELMAVGMDTFIHRIDSTEVIYQPRRKRAKLIGKYLMGDLLGEGSYGKVKEVLDSETLCRRAVKILKKKKLRRIPNGEANVRKEIQLLRRLRHRNVIQLVDVLCSEEKQKMYMVMEYCVCGMQEMLDSVPEKRFPVCQAHGYFCQLIDGLEYLHGQGIVHKDIKPGNLLLTTGGTLKISDLGVAEALPPFAADDTCRTSQGSPAFQPPEIANGLDTFSGFKVDIWSAGVTLYNITTGLYPFEGDNIYKLFENIGKGDYTIPGDCGPPLSDLLRGMLEYEPAKRFSIRQIRQHSWFRKKHPLAEALVPIPPSPDTKDRWRSMTVVPYLEDLHGGAGEDADGEHFDVDDDIIYTQEFTVPGQIPEEEVGQNGQSRGLPKAVCMNGTESAQLSTKVRAEGRAGAANPARKACSAGSKIRRLSACKQQ; from the exons ATGGATGTGGCCGAGCCGCCGCCGCTGGGCCTGTTCCCCGAGGACGAGCTGATGGCCGTGGGCATGGACACCTTCATCCACCGCATCGACTCCACCGAGGTCATCTACCAGCCGCGGCGCAAGCGCGCCAAGCTCATCGGCAAGTACCTGATGGGGGACCTGCTGGGCGAGGGCTCCTACGGGAAGGTGAAGGAGGTGTTGGACTCGGAGACGCTGTGCCGCCGCGCCGTCAAGATCCTCAAGAAGAAGAAGCTGCGGCGGATCCCCAACGGCGAGGCCAACGTGCGGAA ggaGATCCAGCTGCTGCGCCGGCTGCGGCACCGCAACGTCATCCAGCTGGTGGACGTGCTGTGCAGCGAGGAGAAGCAGAAGAT GTATATGGTGATGGAGTACTGCGTGTGCGGGATGCAGGAGATGCTAGACAGCGTGCCCGAGAAGCGCTTCCCCGTGTGCCAGGCCCACGG gTACTTCTGCCAGCTCATCGACGGCCTGGAGTACCTGCACGGCCAGGGCATCGTGCACAAGGACATCAAGCCCGGCAACCTGCTGCTCACCACCGGCGGCACCCTCAAGATCTCCGACCTGGGGGTGGCCGAG GCCCTGCCCCCGTTTGCCGCGGACGACACGTGCCGGACGAGTCAGGGCTCCCCGGCCTTCCAGCCGCCCGAGATCGCCAACGGCCTGGACACCTTCTCTGGCTTCAAGGTGGACATCTGGTCGGCGGGGGTGACGCT CTACAACATCACCACGGGGCTGTACCCGTTCGAGGGGGACAACATCTACAAGCTCTTCGAGAACATTGGCAAGGGGGACTACACCATCCCCGGGGACTGCGGGCCCCCGCTCTCGGACCTGCTGcgag GGATGCTGGAGTACGAGCCGGCCAAGAGGTTCTCCATCCGGCAGATCCGGCAGCACAG CTGGTTCCGGAAGAAGCACCCCCTGGCCGAGGCGCTGGTACCCATCCCGCCGAGCCCCGACACCAAGGACCGGTGGCGCAGCATGACCGTGGTGCCCTACCTGGAGGACCTGCACGGGGGCGCCGGCGAGGACGCCGACGGCGAGCACTTCGACGTCGACGACGACATCATCTACACTCAGGAATTCACCGTGCCCG GACAGATCCCCGAAGAGGAGGTGGGCCAGAACGGACAGAGCCGGGGCCTGCCGAAGGCCGTGTGCATGAACGGCACGGAGTCGGCGCAGCTGAGCACCAAAGTGAGGGCCGagggccgggccggcgccgccAACCCAGCGCGCAAGGCCTGCTCCGCCGGCAGCAAGATCCGCCGGCTGTCGGCCTGCAAGCAGCAGTGA
- the STK11 gene encoding serine/threonine-protein kinase STK11 isoform X1 yields the protein MDVAEPPPLGLFPEDELMAVGMDTFIHRIDSTEVIYQPRRKRAKLIGKYLMGDLLGEGSYGKVKEVLDSETLCRRAVKILKKKKLRRIPNGEANVRKEIQLLRRLRHRNVIQLVDVLCSEEKQKMYMVMEYCVCGMQEMLDSVPEKRFPVCQAHGYFCQLIDGLEYLHGQGIVHKDIKPGNLLLTTGGTLKISDLGVAEALPPFAADDTCRTSQGSPAFQPPEIANGLDTFSGFKVDIWSAGVTLYNITTGLYPFEGDNIYKLFENIGKGDYTIPGDCGPPLSDLLRGMLEYEPAKRFSIRQIRQHSWFRKKHPLAEALVPIPPSPDTKDRWRSMTVVPYLEDLHGGAGEDADGEHFDVDDDIIYTQEFTVPDPRRGGGPERTEPGPAEGRVHERHGVGAAEHQSEGRGPGRRRQPSAQGLLRRQQDPPAVGLQAAVSAACRWGPRWSRQAQAAAGRRPRGPSRVTAGPGAGWPSEQPGSPIGGWAGPRGLRLSWLPRPGCCIADPSAATQTAPGKARAAVTAPSSRSLPPGVSARGRAPPVFPPAPGPAPPALRTAGGPAARPPLAACAQRQGRGHDLLTLQSCLSLPQAQKGEARAAVHFTLRLLALRPPHGPALHAEPPGSRAAALFSSFGWFLFFLFFKKK from the exons ATGGATGTGGCCGAGCCGCCGCCGCTGGGCCTGTTCCCCGAGGACGAGCTGATGGCCGTGGGCATGGACACCTTCATCCACCGCATCGACTCCACCGAGGTCATCTACCAGCCGCGGCGCAAGCGCGCCAAGCTCATCGGCAAGTACCTGATGGGGGACCTGCTGGGCGAGGGCTCCTACGGGAAGGTGAAGGAGGTGTTGGACTCGGAGACGCTGTGCCGCCGCGCCGTCAAGATCCTCAAGAAGAAGAAGCTGCGGCGGATCCCCAACGGCGAGGCCAACGTGCGGAA ggaGATCCAGCTGCTGCGCCGGCTGCGGCACCGCAACGTCATCCAGCTGGTGGACGTGCTGTGCAGCGAGGAGAAGCAGAAGAT GTATATGGTGATGGAGTACTGCGTGTGCGGGATGCAGGAGATGCTAGACAGCGTGCCCGAGAAGCGCTTCCCCGTGTGCCAGGCCCACGG gTACTTCTGCCAGCTCATCGACGGCCTGGAGTACCTGCACGGCCAGGGCATCGTGCACAAGGACATCAAGCCCGGCAACCTGCTGCTCACCACCGGCGGCACCCTCAAGATCTCCGACCTGGGGGTGGCCGAG GCCCTGCCCCCGTTTGCCGCGGACGACACGTGCCGGACGAGTCAGGGCTCCCCGGCCTTCCAGCCGCCCGAGATCGCCAACGGCCTGGACACCTTCTCTGGCTTCAAGGTGGACATCTGGTCGGCGGGGGTGACGCT CTACAACATCACCACGGGGCTGTACCCGTTCGAGGGGGACAACATCTACAAGCTCTTCGAGAACATTGGCAAGGGGGACTACACCATCCCCGGGGACTGCGGGCCCCCGCTCTCGGACCTGCTGcgag GGATGCTGGAGTACGAGCCGGCCAAGAGGTTCTCCATCCGGCAGATCCGGCAGCACAG CTGGTTCCGGAAGAAGCACCCCCTGGCCGAGGCGCTGGTACCCATCCCGCCGAGCCCCGACACCAAGGACCGGTGGCGCAGCATGACCGTGGTGCCCTACCTGGAGGACCTGCACGGGGGCGCCGGCGAGGACGCCGACGGCGAGCACTTCGACGTCGACGACGACATCATCTACACTCAGGAATTCACCGTGCCCG ATCCCCGAAGAGGAGGTGGGCCAGAACGGACAGAGCCGGGGCCTGCCGAAGGCCGTGTGCATGAACGGCACGGAGTCGGCGCAGCTGAGCACCAAAGTGAGGGCCGagggccgggccggcgccgccAACCCAGCGCGCAAGGCCTGCTCCGCCGGCAGCAAGATCCGCCGGCTGTCGGCCTGCAAGCAGCAGTGAGCGCCGCCTGCAGGTGGGGTCCGCGGTGGTCACGCCAGGCCCAAGCCGCGGCGGGGAGGCGCCCGCGTGGTCCCTCGCGCGTCACGGCcgggcctggggcagggtggcCATCTGAGCAGCCGGGGAGCCCGATTGGGGGGTGGGCCGGCCCCCGCGGCCTGCGgttgtcctggctgccccgcccCGGGTGCTGCATTGCCGACCCGTCTGCGGCCACCCAGACTGCTCcggggaaggcccgggccgccgTGACCGCCCCGTCCTCTCGCAGCCTGCCTCCGGGAGTCTCCGCCAGGGGGCGCGCTCCCCCAGTCTTCCCGCCGGCTCCCGGCCCAGCGCCGCCCGCCCTCAGGACAGCGGGCGGCCCCGCGGCCCGGCCTCCCCTGGCCGCCTGCGCGCAGCGGCAGGGCCGTGGACACGACTTGCTGACTTTGCAATCCTGCCTGAGCCTTCCCCAGGCGCAGAAGGGAGAGGCCCGGGCCGCCGTGCACTTTACCTTGAGACTACTGGCTCTGCGCCCGCCGCACGGCCCCGCCTTGCATGCAGAGCCGCCAGGGAGCCGCGCGGCTGCCTTGTTTTCCTCGTTTGGttggttccttttctttttgttttttaagaaaaaataa